Proteins from a genomic interval of Osmia bicornis bicornis chromosome 11, iOsmBic2.1, whole genome shotgun sequence:
- the LOC114875960 gene encoding E3 ubiquitin-protein ligase MARCHF5-like isoform X2 gives MSDNNLPHISYGLDPPGSIVRIESEIRSISRLSSIEETLRRFGTRRPERQTNELNNEAQDVQAAIIAPNEEPIAPVAMSKPTENVQQSDVTDGASSPNQPEINASAVNSEDDKRYCWVCFATDEDDATASWVKPCHCRGTTKWVHQGCIQRWVDEKQKGRAGAHVACPQCNTEYIIVYPNMGPLVIVLDTIDGIIFRICPFIAASIVAASIYWTAVTYGAVTVMQVVGLKDGLAMMEQADPLVLLVGLPTIPILLVLGKMLRWEDQALNLLRRHACKVPILRHFLPSSDDRAQSEEVPPMSDPVSATRILCGALLLPSIASICGKIFFESIHSNFQRTLLGGIAFITIKGAFKIYHKQQQYVRQCQRRIMDYTENNVALYRRQQNSETQTS, from the exons ATGTCAGATAACAATTTACCACATATTTCATATGGACTTGATCCTCCTGGTAGTATAGTACGCATTGAATCTGAGATTAGATCTATTAGTCGTCTTTCAAGTATAGAGGAAACTTTAAGGAGATTTGGCACTAGAAGGCCAGAAAGACAGACTAATGAATTGAATAATG aagcgCAGGATGTTCAGGCTGCAATAATTGCACCTAATGAAGAACCTATTGCACCTGTTGCAATGTCTAAGCCTACAGAGAATGTGCAACAAAGTGATGTGACTGATGGTGCATCTTCTCCAAATCAACCAGAAATTAATGCATCAGCGGTAAATTCTGAAGACGA CAAAAGATATTGTTGGGTGTGTTTTGCAACAGACGAAGATGATGCAACAGCATCATGGGTAAAACCATGTCATTGTCGCGGTACAACTAAATGGGTTCATCAAGGATGTATACAAAGATGGGTCGACGAGAAACAAAAAGGACGAGCGGGTGCACATGTAGCATGTCCGCAATGTAATACGGAGTATATTATTGTATATCCAAATATGG gTCCGTTAGTTATAGTACTGGATACAATTGATGGAATAATTTTTCGTATCTGCCCTTTTATCGCGGCTAGCATAGTTGCTGCATCTATATATTGGACTGCTGTAACATATGGAGCTGTCACTGTTATGCAAGTAGTTGGTCTTAAAGATGGTCTAGCTATGATGGAGCAAGCTGATCCTTTGGTGTTATTAGTTGGTTTGCCAACTATTCCAATATTATTAGTTTTGGGTAAAATGTTAAGATGGGAAGATCAGGCACTTAACCTTCTGAGGAGACACGCGTGTAAAGTTCCTATTTTAAGGCATTTTTTACCCAGTAG TGATGACAGAGCACAATCTGAAGAAGTGCCACCTATGAGTGATCCAGTATCAGCGACGCGTATTCTTTGTGGTGCACTTTTATTGCCGAGTATTGCCAGCATatgtggaaaaatattttttgaaagtaTACACTCCAATTTTCAAAGGACGTTACTT GGAGGTATAgcatttataacaataaaaGGTGCATTCAAGATTTATCATAAACAACAGCAATATGTAAGACAGTGTCAGCGTCGGATAATGGATTATACGGAGAATAACGTCGCACTGTATAGAAGACAGCAAAATTCTGAAACTCAGACAAGTTAA
- the LOC114875960 gene encoding E3 ubiquitin-protein ligase MARCHF5-like isoform X1, with the protein MSDNNLPHISYGLDPPGSIVRIESEIRSISRLSSIEETLRRFGTRRPERQTNELNNEAQDVQAAIIAPNEEPIAPVAMSKPTENVQQSDVTDGASSPNQPEINASAVNSEDDKRYCWVCFATDEDDATASWVKPCHCRGTTKWVHQGCIQRWVDEKQKGRAGAHVACPQCNTEYIIVYPNMGPLVIVLDTIDGIIFRICPFIAASIVAASIYWTAVTYGAVTVMQVVGLKDGLAMMEQADPLVLLVGLPTIPILLVLGKMLRWEDQALNLLRRHACKVPILRHFLPSSYSSDDRAQSEEVPPMSDPVSATRILCGALLLPSIASICGKIFFESIHSNFQRTLLGGIAFITIKGAFKIYHKQQQYVRQCQRRIMDYTENNVALYRRQQNSETQTS; encoded by the exons ATGTCAGATAACAATTTACCACATATTTCATATGGACTTGATCCTCCTGGTAGTATAGTACGCATTGAATCTGAGATTAGATCTATTAGTCGTCTTTCAAGTATAGAGGAAACTTTAAGGAGATTTGGCACTAGAAGGCCAGAAAGACAGACTAATGAATTGAATAATG aagcgCAGGATGTTCAGGCTGCAATAATTGCACCTAATGAAGAACCTATTGCACCTGTTGCAATGTCTAAGCCTACAGAGAATGTGCAACAAAGTGATGTGACTGATGGTGCATCTTCTCCAAATCAACCAGAAATTAATGCATCAGCGGTAAATTCTGAAGACGA CAAAAGATATTGTTGGGTGTGTTTTGCAACAGACGAAGATGATGCAACAGCATCATGGGTAAAACCATGTCATTGTCGCGGTACAACTAAATGGGTTCATCAAGGATGTATACAAAGATGGGTCGACGAGAAACAAAAAGGACGAGCGGGTGCACATGTAGCATGTCCGCAATGTAATACGGAGTATATTATTGTATATCCAAATATGG gTCCGTTAGTTATAGTACTGGATACAATTGATGGAATAATTTTTCGTATCTGCCCTTTTATCGCGGCTAGCATAGTTGCTGCATCTATATATTGGACTGCTGTAACATATGGAGCTGTCACTGTTATGCAAGTAGTTGGTCTTAAAGATGGTCTAGCTATGATGGAGCAAGCTGATCCTTTGGTGTTATTAGTTGGTTTGCCAACTATTCCAATATTATTAGTTTTGGGTAAAATGTTAAGATGGGAAGATCAGGCACTTAACCTTCTGAGGAGACACGCGTGTAAAGTTCCTATTTTAAGGCATTTTTTACCCAGTAG TTATTCAAGTGATGACAGAGCACAATCTGAAGAAGTGCCACCTATGAGTGATCCAGTATCAGCGACGCGTATTCTTTGTGGTGCACTTTTATTGCCGAGTATTGCCAGCATatgtggaaaaatattttttgaaagtaTACACTCCAATTTTCAAAGGACGTTACTT GGAGGTATAgcatttataacaataaaaGGTGCATTCAAGATTTATCATAAACAACAGCAATATGTAAGACAGTGTCAGCGTCGGATAATGGATTATACGGAGAATAACGTCGCACTGTATAGAAGACAGCAAAATTCTGAAACTCAGACAAGTTAA